A region from the Lentimonas sp. CC4 genome encodes:
- a CDS encoding GntR family transcriptional regulator, whose product MAVNLYQSIYRELLRQILDGRLPVGQEIPTEAALMQLFDASRVTVRKALDALKREGVLSSTAGRGTVVMERAGGFGCDLDMVVMVAPVTDPFYYASMVEKMDDLVAEQSAVLLSKYDTKGHLLEDSDLYLNLLDRGVRHVVLWPHVHQQDWSLLNRMRAVGMNMVVLDQPHPTAAADVVALDAVQGMDAFVKAIEAEIGVGHSYLMLGHDTALPSAHARQDAFEQRLGGLGSVQELPRYADDAERDAAVLATLRQQLKDDSKLRGIVCSHGGLGLATARAVEQLGRTDVVVASYDYLPSMEGHTLWALRQPFEAMAQAAMESLRAQSTEPYQWRARMQLFPGELVGLGRKLGKRKR is encoded by the coding sequence ATGGCTGTGAATCTATATCAATCGATTTATCGGGAACTACTTCGCCAGATTTTGGATGGGCGTCTGCCAGTGGGGCAGGAGATTCCGACTGAGGCGGCTTTGATGCAGTTGTTTGATGCGAGTCGAGTGACGGTGCGTAAGGCATTGGATGCTTTAAAGCGTGAAGGTGTGCTTAGTTCGACCGCTGGGCGCGGGACGGTAGTGATGGAGCGTGCCGGTGGCTTTGGGTGCGATTTGGATATGGTGGTGATGGTCGCGCCAGTTACGGATCCTTTTTACTATGCATCGATGGTGGAGAAAATGGATGATCTCGTTGCGGAGCAATCAGCGGTCTTGTTGAGCAAGTATGACACGAAGGGGCACTTGCTTGAGGATTCAGATTTATATTTGAATTTGTTAGATCGCGGAGTGAGGCATGTTGTGTTGTGGCCGCATGTGCATCAGCAGGACTGGAGTTTACTTAATCGTATGCGCGCGGTTGGAATGAACATGGTTGTATTAGACCAGCCACATCCAACCGCTGCGGCGGATGTCGTGGCGTTGGACGCGGTGCAGGGGATGGATGCGTTTGTAAAGGCGATTGAGGCCGAGATCGGAGTGGGGCATTCGTATTTGATGTTGGGCCATGATACGGCGTTACCGAGTGCGCATGCGCGTCAGGATGCCTTCGAGCAGCGGCTTGGTGGGCTGGGTTCGGTGCAAGAGTTGCCGCGCTATGCTGATGATGCTGAGCGCGATGCGGCCGTGTTGGCGACGCTAAGGCAGCAACTGAAGGATGATTCGAAGTTGCGCGGGATTGTCTGCTCACATGGTGGTTTAGGGTTGGCGACTGCGCGTGCAGTGGAGCAACTCGGACGGACAGATGTGGTGGTCGCGAGTTATGACTATTTGCCAAGCATGGAAGGACATACGCTGTGGGCGTTGAGGCAGCCGTTTGAGGCGATGGCGCAGGCGGCGATGGAGAGTTTGCGCGCACAAAGCACCGAGCCATATCAGTGGCGCGCGCGTATGCAGCTGTTCCCAGGGGAGCTTGTCGGGTTGGGGCGGAAACTTGGAAAGCGGAAACGCTGA
- a CDS encoding glycoside hydrolase family 38 C-terminal domain-containing protein produces MKKKLVIHMVANSHFDPVWLWGLSQGMDEAISTMRTACDLLDDLPELVLTRGEAWVYDVVRRADPALFERVKVHVASRRLHVANGWWVQSDCNLPLPQSLVKQGEIGHAFIQEHFGIHPIVGYNVDSFGHTATLPDFLKAGGLEYYIFMRPGEEEMNLPHVPFRWESPSGESILSVRIGIYQSNPQHTVQANIEWAIERADRDLGHAICFFGLGDHGGGPSRAEVQWVLDHRVFSADVELRMSDPLAYFRCIEQAVAAGDFEPPVIKGELQHHAVGCYSVVRDIKVKAREAEQLALQADGLRQVLGAVPWDDEERVQYDRAWKKLLFNQFHDILPGTSIPAACEEALDEIGYAATGFRDLVNGRFRAFIAQQPADERQRIVIVNTGEADFDGLVEFEPWIGYYWWDKTMSDRICLVDEDGQDVPVQFVQQAAGFRLFRLLFPVKITGRSSKHLFIVRERDPATVPSIVAAEANQLTREGLQVRLGNTGIEALVLDGKDYLSASGLRLSVLTDTTDTWSHKVVGYEEPHVGDFEIEGDWVAFEQGPLRAGYMGQFRFGHSRATVKVSVNAVDGSVRLSLRVYWAETHKILKLVASPGFAVTSRLDGCPGAFIERALDGKEYPLQDLMSVGEQADGARLNIVSASVFSGDVRTDGDMRATLLRSAYYAHHEPYEPEVTEDFKVTDQGEHCFEILLLPQAKRDDAAVRALIGAQRDPLLIGETTKGMPKFVKLGDVW; encoded by the coding sequence ATGAAAAAGAAACTTGTTATACATATGGTCGCGAATTCCCACTTTGATCCTGTTTGGCTGTGGGGACTTTCGCAGGGCATGGACGAAGCGATCTCTACTATGCGCACGGCGTGTGATCTGTTGGATGATTTACCGGAGCTGGTGCTGACGCGTGGTGAGGCTTGGGTGTATGATGTGGTGCGGCGTGCCGATCCTGCGTTGTTTGAGCGTGTGAAGGTGCATGTGGCATCACGCCGGCTACATGTGGCGAATGGTTGGTGGGTGCAGTCGGATTGTAATCTGCCGCTGCCGCAGTCGTTGGTAAAACAGGGTGAAATTGGCCATGCCTTTATTCAGGAGCACTTTGGTATACATCCGATCGTGGGTTATAATGTTGATAGCTTTGGACATACCGCGACCCTGCCAGACTTTTTGAAGGCAGGGGGCTTGGAGTATTATATTTTTATGCGGCCTGGTGAGGAAGAGATGAATCTGCCGCATGTGCCGTTTCGTTGGGAATCGCCGAGTGGCGAGTCGATTCTGTCGGTGCGCATCGGTATTTATCAGAGCAATCCGCAACACACGGTGCAGGCCAATATTGAATGGGCGATTGAACGTGCGGATCGTGACTTAGGTCATGCGATCTGCTTCTTCGGGCTGGGCGATCATGGTGGTGGGCCTTCGCGTGCGGAAGTGCAATGGGTATTGGATCATCGGGTTTTTTCAGCCGATGTGGAGCTGCGTATGAGCGATCCATTGGCGTATTTCCGCTGTATTGAACAAGCGGTTGCGGCGGGTGATTTTGAGCCGCCGGTGATCAAGGGGGAGCTGCAGCACCATGCCGTGGGCTGCTACTCGGTGGTGCGCGATATTAAAGTCAAGGCGCGCGAAGCAGAGCAACTTGCCTTGCAGGCCGATGGACTGCGGCAAGTGCTGGGTGCTGTGCCGTGGGATGATGAGGAGCGTGTGCAGTATGATCGCGCGTGGAAGAAGTTATTGTTTAATCAGTTTCACGACATCTTGCCCGGCACGTCGATTCCAGCGGCGTGTGAGGAGGCATTGGACGAGATCGGCTATGCCGCGACGGGCTTTCGCGATCTAGTGAATGGGCGCTTTCGTGCCTTCATTGCGCAGCAACCCGCGGATGAGCGGCAGCGTATTGTAATTGTGAATACCGGCGAGGCCGACTTTGATGGATTGGTCGAGTTCGAGCCGTGGATCGGTTACTACTGGTGGGATAAGACGATGAGTGACCGTATTTGTCTGGTGGATGAGGACGGGCAAGACGTGCCGGTGCAGTTTGTGCAACAGGCGGCGGGCTTCCGGCTGTTTCGTCTGTTGTTTCCTGTCAAGATCACAGGGCGCAGTTCGAAGCATCTATTTATCGTGCGTGAGCGTGATCCAGCGACGGTGCCGAGTATTGTTGCGGCTGAGGCGAATCAGCTCACGCGTGAGGGCTTGCAGGTGCGTCTCGGGAACACGGGGATCGAGGCATTGGTGCTGGATGGCAAAGACTACCTAAGCGCAAGTGGACTGCGGCTGTCGGTATTGACGGATACCACGGATACTTGGTCGCATAAAGTGGTCGGCTACGAAGAGCCGCATGTGGGCGACTTTGAGATCGAAGGTGATTGGGTCGCGTTCGAGCAGGGCCCGTTGCGCGCCGGGTATATGGGGCAGTTCCGCTTCGGGCATTCGCGCGCGACAGTGAAGGTCTCGGTGAATGCCGTGGACGGCAGTGTGCGTCTGTCGTTGCGGGTCTATTGGGCGGAAACGCATAAGATTTTAAAGCTAGTTGCGAGTCCCGGTTTTGCAGTGACATCGCGTCTGGATGGTTGCCCGGGTGCATTCATCGAGCGTGCATTGGACGGTAAAGAGTATCCGCTGCAGGACTTGATGTCGGTCGGAGAGCAAGCGGACGGTGCGCGTTTGAATATAGTGAGTGCGTCGGTGTTTTCTGGTGATGTGAGGACGGATGGTGATATGCGCGCAACTTTGCTGCGCAGTGCGTATTATGCGCACCACGAACCGTATGAGCCAGAGGTGACTGAGGACTTTAAGGTGACGGATCAAGGCGAGCATTGTTTTGAGATCTTGCTGTTGCCACAAGCTAAGCGTGATGATGCCGCAGTGCGTGCCTTGATCGGAGCGCAGCGTGATCCGTTGCTGATCGGTGAGACCACCAAGGGCATGCCGAAGTTTGTGAAGCTTGGCGATGTTTGGTAG
- a CDS encoding glycoside hydrolase family 43 protein has product MKILITLATTLIGATQSCPAVANHHNKETTAPPSLETKHTTPAMNATTYTNPIIDANLADPFIYSDGETYYLIATGGAPDGRKLPIYSSKDLVNWTFQCGAVERGDEDAWNRNNFWAPEVVVYDNRYYLYYTGCRAGLPGNEGNRVGLAISDSPLGPFVDQGLVVSTPSLDGHAWQDDDGQWYLYYVTEFGDPEGKKAGQIYVDKLIDMRRTAGDPKCIVNSHGWQEGPFMLKRDDTYYLTYSIHGWKTDRYQVRYATGQSPLGPFTEAKNSPILSSSDTVKGPGHHMILETPETDWIVYHGWDPEFTARSPRMDRIFQKGDSLHVEGPTHTMQSLENLDGDVQHQTSNIEHSIMN; this is encoded by the coding sequence ATGAAAATATTGATCACCTTAGCCACGACTCTGATCGGAGCGACACAATCGTGCCCCGCAGTAGCCAATCACCACAACAAAGAAACAACTGCACCACCCTCACTGGAAACGAAGCATACCACTCCAGCGATGAACGCGACAACCTACACTAATCCGATTATTGATGCGAATTTAGCTGATCCATTCATCTACTCAGATGGTGAGACATACTACTTAATTGCCACTGGAGGCGCTCCGGATGGGCGTAAGCTCCCGATCTATTCGTCGAAGGATTTAGTGAACTGGACGTTTCAATGTGGCGCTGTTGAGCGAGGCGATGAAGATGCGTGGAACCGCAACAACTTCTGGGCACCCGAAGTCGTCGTTTACGACAACCGCTACTATCTCTATTACACGGGTTGCCGCGCTGGACTGCCCGGCAATGAAGGCAACCGAGTCGGCCTCGCGATTAGCGATTCACCGCTAGGCCCATTCGTGGATCAAGGTCTCGTCGTCTCGACTCCCTCCCTCGATGGACACGCGTGGCAGGACGACGACGGCCAATGGTATCTTTATTACGTGACTGAATTTGGAGATCCTGAAGGCAAAAAAGCAGGGCAAATCTATGTCGATAAGCTGATCGACATGCGCCGCACCGCAGGCGATCCAAAATGTATCGTCAACTCACATGGCTGGCAAGAAGGCCCCTTCATGTTGAAAAGAGATGACACCTATTATTTAACCTACAGTATCCATGGTTGGAAAACAGATCGCTACCAAGTGCGCTACGCGACCGGTCAGTCGCCACTCGGCCCATTCACCGAAGCAAAAAACAGCCCCATTTTATCCAGCAGCGACACGGTCAAAGGCCCAGGGCACCACATGATCCTAGAAACACCCGAGACCGATTGGATCGTCTATCACGGCTGGGATCCCGAGTTCACTGCCCGCTCGCCACGGATGGATCGAATCTTCCAAAAAGGCGACTCTCTCCACGTAGAAGGACCGACACACACCATGCAATCTTTGGAGAACTTGGATGGGGACGTCCAACATCAAACGTCCAACATTGAACACTCAATAATGAATTAG
- the betC gene encoding choline-sulfatase has protein sequence MKKPNVLLVICDQMNPLLASAYGDKVAVMPQLDRLAEEGTVFEHAYCNSPLCTPSRASMMTGRTIFDMRCAYDNGSEFSSEIPTFAHMLNREGYRTILSGKMHFIGADQLHGFQERLMQDVYPEDFLCTPKGWGVDPESHQAYGRALYDEVGVSDWNTQIQYDEEAHFQALKRIRKLGRESDPFLLTVSYTNPHSPFMAPKRYYDLYEGVDIPLPEIPEDIEASLDFYNAYLAHDFGLYKPDEAKLREVVRSYYAQYTYIDDKLGELRAALEREELADDTIVIFISDHGEMMGQKGLFEKRTFFEASTRVPLVVSIPGAQQPARVSQAVSLVDLFPTFADWAGSEWPSDRLAGASLLPLLTEGAATVAERPLITEYYGESVCTPFRAVVSERLKYVHFPKESGRDMLFDLSSDPEENCNVIAESRYASAVKRLHAEVTDGYDYASFDAEIQQSIADRQLILGSVQDMSVRPWRHYPDVKDVMWHWLPKQKKGQVVGRGFACEDRDSTEPSQT, from the coding sequence ATGAAAAAACCAAATGTGTTACTTGTTATCTGTGATCAAATGAATCCGTTGTTGGCCTCTGCTTATGGCGATAAGGTGGCGGTGATGCCGCAACTTGACCGGTTGGCCGAAGAGGGCACGGTGTTTGAGCATGCGTATTGTAATAGTCCGCTGTGCACGCCGTCGCGAGCGAGTATGATGACGGGCCGCACCATTTTTGATATGCGCTGCGCGTATGATAATGGTAGCGAGTTTAGCAGCGAAATTCCGACGTTTGCCCATATGTTAAATCGCGAGGGATATCGCACGATTCTATCGGGGAAGATGCATTTTATCGGCGCAGATCAACTGCACGGTTTTCAGGAGCGGTTGATGCAAGATGTGTATCCTGAGGATTTTCTATGCACACCGAAGGGCTGGGGTGTCGATCCAGAATCACATCAGGCCTATGGTCGTGCGCTATATGATGAAGTCGGCGTAAGTGATTGGAATACGCAGATTCAATACGATGAAGAGGCGCATTTTCAGGCCTTGAAGCGTATACGTAAACTCGGGCGTGAGAGTGATCCGTTTCTATTGACGGTGTCCTATACGAATCCCCATTCGCCGTTTATGGCGCCTAAGCGTTATTACGACCTCTATGAGGGCGTGGATATTCCGCTACCTGAAATTCCTGAGGATATCGAAGCGAGTTTGGACTTTTACAATGCGTATTTGGCGCATGATTTCGGACTGTATAAGCCGGACGAAGCTAAGCTGCGTGAAGTGGTGCGGAGCTACTATGCCCAGTATACTTACATCGATGATAAGCTTGGTGAGTTGCGGGCGGCACTGGAGCGTGAGGAGCTGGCTGACGATACGATCGTGATTTTTATCAGTGACCATGGCGAGATGATGGGGCAGAAGGGCTTATTCGAAAAGCGCACTTTCTTTGAAGCATCCACACGTGTGCCGCTGGTGGTTTCGATTCCAGGTGCGCAGCAGCCGGCACGTGTGTCGCAAGCGGTATCGCTGGTGGATCTGTTTCCGACTTTTGCGGATTGGGCAGGCAGTGAATGGCCTAGTGATCGCCTCGCAGGTGCGAGTTTGTTGCCCTTGCTCACAGAGGGGGCGGCTACAGTGGCGGAGCGTCCGTTGATCACTGAGTATTATGGTGAGTCGGTTTGCACGCCGTTTCGCGCGGTGGTTTCAGAGCGATTGAAATATGTGCATTTCCCGAAGGAGTCGGGGCGTGATATGTTGTTTGATCTGAGTAGTGACCCCGAGGAGAATTGTAATGTCATTGCGGAGTCGCGCTATGCGTCTGCAGTGAAGCGACTGCATGCGGAGGTGACGGATGGTTATGATTATGCGTCGTTTGATGCAGAGATCCAGCAGAGCATTGCGGATCGACAATTGATACTCGGCAGCGTGCAAGACATGAGCGTGCGGCCATGGCGTCACTATCCAGATGTGAAGGATGTGATGTGGCACTGGTTACCGAAGCAAAAGAAAGGTCAAGTGGTGGGTAGGGGCTTTGCTTGCGAAGACCGCGACAGCACTGAGCCCTCGCAAACGTAA
- a CDS encoding alpha-mannosidase — MDPLTHPSHVFYRIHKQLVRLNNEFYSLAHRPKVHCHYQGEARISLDEARALPSEEWTGPRNWGQLWDQAWFRLEVPATSGGLFLHWPDQAEAIAWIDGKVAFGFDPAHRYFELPTTVSEIWIQARCVQSAIWHPDASGLDGHGSRFMPPALCQRDTLTWKLYHDLRVLHDRIRCRYTKQETPNSNFNKDSGVIPDYTNIEAVDRILLGRLATVADTIDSDDLETASAQLDAIYQTFEGADKHFQAIRTGHCHIDLVWLWPEHIGIEKAVHSFANVDYLMERYPELQFGYSQPASYDAVEAAAPELSERVAQRISEGRWEALGALWVESDTHIPCGEALSRAFAIGQDWFRSKLGAPSEILWLPDTFGLSGSLPSIAAQHGLRYFFGNKPTWNRFNTFQRTSFRWQGPDGNELITHIAPENIQSYNGYGDVRELTENAIRHQDAHVHPEVLLPTGFGDGGGGPTAEMCEYARRTENLHGLPANKWDRLSNFFDRLGARKDDLEAHKGELYLEAHRGVATTNRKLKLAYRQAETGLQLWEATRVLQGGAPVPTAPWKRVSFAQFHDCVTGAAVFEVTDAFVDEMSAISQDARSNAATELTGDSSNWLNPLPIEQRITITDTDGSLNTVTLPPLSVSDPAQLSCVTATATLADADTLSLSNNQLQAQFNRKGEISSLQINGSNIEMLEPLAQLQSAVDRNPQFPAWDIDEAPIRTMAGHADEAQTISATIDENGTASLTFERTIEALGSFTICYTLSPEAHDLHLRIDMDFKAERRLLKLQFPTNYQGRYARFGSAFGSTQRPQIKTSIIDYPQWEVPGSRWATVSDDSQHQGLSVITDACYGFSCDHGNLGVSLLHTVAYTGEETHLGPVTKSLRRNTERPHFIDLGKSSFELRIGHYHADLPRAQQPAAVAERLLQPAIPCSADVTHAGLLAIEGGDSLIPHWSVPNADGSWTLRLHETLGRSGSARLKLAEGWTIEKTNLAGETNEAVNAESVAFEAFEIMSLRLITHTR; from the coding sequence ATGGATCCACTCACACACCCCTCTCACGTTTTTTACCGTATCCACAAACAATTGGTGCGCCTTAACAACGAATTCTACAGCCTCGCTCATCGCCCGAAGGTGCATTGCCACTATCAAGGCGAAGCACGCATCTCACTCGATGAAGCGCGCGCCTTGCCCTCCGAGGAATGGACCGGCCCGCGTAACTGGGGGCAGCTCTGGGATCAAGCATGGTTCCGCCTCGAAGTGCCCGCCACTAGCGGCGGCCTGTTTCTCCATTGGCCTGACCAGGCCGAAGCCATCGCATGGATTGATGGTAAAGTCGCCTTCGGCTTCGACCCTGCACACCGCTACTTCGAGTTACCAACCACTGTCTCCGAAATTTGGATACAAGCGCGTTGCGTGCAAAGCGCCATCTGGCACCCAGATGCCAGCGGACTCGACGGTCACGGCAGTCGCTTCATGCCGCCTGCCCTCTGCCAGCGCGACACACTCACGTGGAAGCTCTACCACGACCTACGTGTGCTGCACGACCGCATTCGTTGCCGCTACACGAAGCAAGAAACTCCCAATTCCAATTTCAACAAAGACAGTGGCGTCATCCCCGATTATACCAATATCGAAGCAGTCGACCGCATCTTACTCGGCCGTCTCGCCACTGTCGCCGACACCATCGATAGCGACGATCTCGAAACTGCATCGGCTCAACTCGACGCAATCTATCAAACATTCGAAGGCGCAGACAAACACTTCCAAGCCATTCGCACCGGCCACTGCCACATCGATCTCGTCTGGCTCTGGCCTGAGCACATCGGCATCGAAAAAGCGGTTCATTCGTTTGCCAATGTCGATTACCTCATGGAGCGCTACCCTGAATTACAATTCGGCTACTCGCAACCTGCCAGCTACGATGCGGTCGAAGCGGCAGCGCCGGAGCTATCGGAACGCGTCGCACAACGCATCTCCGAAGGTCGCTGGGAAGCCCTCGGCGCGCTCTGGGTTGAGTCCGACACACACATACCCTGCGGCGAAGCACTCTCACGCGCCTTTGCCATCGGCCAAGACTGGTTCCGCAGCAAACTCGGCGCTCCTTCCGAGATCCTCTGGCTTCCTGACACTTTTGGCCTCTCCGGCAGCTTACCTTCCATCGCCGCGCAGCATGGCCTGCGCTACTTCTTCGGCAACAAGCCGACTTGGAACCGCTTTAATACCTTCCAGCGCACCTCCTTCCGCTGGCAAGGCCCCGACGGCAACGAACTGATCACCCACATCGCTCCGGAAAACATCCAAAGCTACAACGGCTACGGCGATGTGCGCGAGCTGACCGAAAATGCGATCCGCCATCAGGATGCCCATGTGCACCCCGAAGTGCTCCTGCCCACTGGCTTCGGCGACGGCGGCGGCGGTCCCACTGCGGAAATGTGCGAATACGCCCGCCGCACCGAAAACCTCCATGGTCTGCCTGCCAACAAGTGGGATCGACTCAGCAATTTCTTCGACCGCCTCGGCGCGCGAAAGGACGACCTCGAAGCCCACAAGGGCGAACTATACCTCGAAGCACACCGCGGCGTTGCTACGACAAACCGGAAGCTCAAGCTCGCCTATCGCCAAGCCGAAACTGGCTTGCAACTTTGGGAAGCCACGCGCGTTCTACAAGGCGGTGCACCCGTGCCAACCGCCCCATGGAAGCGCGTCAGCTTTGCTCAATTCCACGACTGCGTGACCGGCGCAGCTGTCTTTGAAGTGACCGATGCTTTTGTCGACGAGATGAGTGCCATCAGCCAAGATGCCCGCAGTAACGCAGCCACCGAACTCACAGGCGACTCGAGCAACTGGCTCAACCCGCTGCCGATTGAGCAACGTATCACTATTACGGATACTGACGGCAGCCTCAACACAGTCACACTGCCGCCACTCTCCGTGAGTGATCCCGCGCAGCTATCATGTGTGACCGCAACAGCCACACTGGCCGATGCCGACACACTCAGTCTCAGCAACAACCAACTACAAGCACAGTTCAATCGTAAGGGCGAAATCAGCTCATTACAAATCAATGGATCTAACATAGAGATGCTCGAACCGCTCGCACAGCTACAAAGCGCAGTGGATCGCAACCCGCAGTTCCCTGCGTGGGATATCGATGAAGCACCGATCCGCACCATGGCCGGCCACGCCGACGAAGCGCAGACGATTAGCGCCACGATCGATGAGAACGGCACCGCCAGCCTCACCTTTGAGCGCACCATCGAAGCGCTCGGCAGCTTCACGATTTGCTACACACTGAGCCCCGAAGCGCACGACCTGCACCTGCGCATCGACATGGACTTCAAGGCCGAACGCCGCCTGCTCAAGCTGCAGTTCCCGACCAATTACCAAGGCCGCTACGCACGCTTCGGCAGCGCCTTCGGCAGCACACAACGCCCACAGATCAAGACCTCCATCATCGACTATCCACAATGGGAAGTGCCCGGCAGCCGCTGGGCAACCGTCTCCGACGATAGTCAACATCAAGGCCTCTCCGTCATCACCGATGCCTGCTACGGCTTTTCTTGCGATCATGGCAACCTCGGCGTCAGCCTGCTACATACCGTGGCCTACACCGGCGAAGAAACACACCTCGGCCCCGTCACCAAGAGCCTACGCCGCAACACTGAGCGACCACACTTCATCGATCTCGGCAAATCCAGCTTTGAGCTGCGCATCGGACACTACCATGCCGATTTACCACGCGCACAGCAGCCCGCGGCCGTCGCCGAGCGCCTACTGCAGCCCGCAATCCCATGCAGCGCAGACGTCACTCATGCCGGGCTCCTCGCCATCGAAGGTGGCGACTCACTCATCCCACACTGGTCTGTGCCCAACGCCGACGGCAGCTGGACACTACGCCTCCACGAAACACTCGGCCGCTCAGGCAGCGCACGACTTAAACTCGCTGAAGGATGGACGATTGAAAAGACCAACCTCGCAGGCGAGACCAACGAAGCAGTGAACGCCGAATCCGTCGCCTTTGAAGCCTTCGAAATCATGAG
- a CDS encoding SIS domain-containing protein, whose product MTNRLEQNTAEAIELLQQMNAFSTQIETAAVIVAESLRLDGRMLACGNGGSSSEAGHLTTELVVRYKKDRKAYGAICLNTNGGDLTAIGNDYSFEQVFERQVEAYGRKGDCLIVFTSSGQSQNILLALRQAKAQGMKTIAFLGKDGGFCMNEADCTICVPHFETARVQEAHLLLLHTLCDLVEAELGHA is encoded by the coding sequence ATGACAAATCGATTAGAACAAAATACGGCGGAGGCGATTGAGCTGCTGCAACAAATGAACGCGTTCTCGACGCAAATTGAAACGGCGGCGGTTATCGTGGCCGAATCGTTGCGATTGGATGGTCGTATGCTGGCTTGCGGGAACGGCGGCAGCTCTTCGGAAGCAGGGCATCTGACGACAGAGCTAGTCGTTCGCTATAAGAAGGATCGCAAGGCTTACGGTGCGATTTGCTTAAACACGAATGGCGGGGATTTGACGGCGATCGGCAATGATTACAGCTTCGAGCAAGTGTTTGAGCGGCAAGTCGAGGCCTATGGGCGTAAGGGCGATTGCTTGATCGTGTTTACCTCCAGTGGGCAGTCGCAGAATATCCTGTTGGCACTGCGTCAGGCGAAAGCGCAGGGGATGAAGACGATCGCATTCCTCGGTAAGGATGGCGGTTTTTGTATGAATGAAGCGGACTGCACAATCTGCGTGCCGCATTTTGAGACGGCACGTGTGCAAGAGGCGCATCTGCTGCTGCTACATACATTGTGTGATCTGGTGGAGGCAGAGTTGGGTCATGCGTGA
- a CDS encoding ROK family protein, translated as MREKQTTMYLGVDIGGTKCAVCVGSDAGEVLVREVVPTTDCEATVTWIVATAKRLAETYGDELKAVGISCGSPMDSQAGLILSPPNLPDWERVEIVRHLQEATDLPAYLMNDGNAGALAEGLFGAGRGCLNYIFLTCGTGMGAGIVVHGRVLEGACGMAGEVGHVRLSADGPIGFHKSGSFEGWCSGGGFAQYAGMSAKEAGALAVQGDARALEWFTTFGEYLGKGTAMLVDVLNPERIVIGGIFPRAEQWIRAEMEAALEREGLAANVAACEIMPAELGERIGDLAALAIALYGLNGGSL; from the coding sequence ATGCGTGAGAAGCAAACAACGATGTATCTCGGCGTTGATATTGGCGGCACCAAGTGCGCGGTCTGCGTGGGCAGCGATGCGGGTGAAGTGCTCGTGCGCGAGGTGGTGCCGACGACGGATTGCGAAGCAACGGTGACGTGGATCGTGGCGACTGCGAAGCGCTTAGCGGAAACCTATGGCGATGAGCTAAAGGCGGTGGGCATTTCTTGCGGCTCACCAATGGACTCCCAGGCTGGTTTGATTTTGAGCCCACCAAATTTACCAGATTGGGAGCGCGTCGAAATTGTGCGCCACTTACAGGAAGCGACGGACTTGCCTGCGTATTTGATGAACGATGGCAATGCGGGCGCGTTGGCGGAAGGGCTGTTTGGTGCGGGGCGCGGTTGTTTAAATTATATCTTCCTGACCTGCGGCACTGGGATGGGCGCCGGAATCGTGGTGCATGGTCGCGTGCTCGAAGGGGCATGTGGTATGGCGGGCGAAGTCGGGCATGTGCGGTTGAGTGCCGATGGCCCGATCGGCTTTCACAAATCGGGCTCGTTTGAGGGCTGGTGCAGTGGCGGTGGGTTTGCGCAATATGCTGGGATGTCGGCGAAAGAGGCGGGGGCTTTGGCGGTGCAAGGGGATGCGCGGGCGCTGGAATGGTTTACGACGTTTGGCGAATATTTAGGCAAAGGCACGGCGATGTTAGTCGATGTGCTCAATCCGGAACGTATTGTCATCGGAGGTATTTTTCCACGTGCGGAGCAGTGGATACGCGCTGAGATGGAAGCCGCATTGGAACGCGAAGGATTAGCGGCGAATGTCGCAGCGTGCGAAATCATGCCAGCAGAGCTGGGCGAGCGCATCGGTGACTTGGCAGCATTGGCGATCGCGCTGTATGGATTGAATGGAGGATCGCTGTGA